The nucleotide sequence gtcctcactctccaggcggcagcatcggatctcctccgccgctaccaacggctccggtaagcggcggagggcgcggaaaagcggcgggaggggggggcccctctcccgccaccgataacggcgaatccgccgcggagaccgccgttatcgtttacacggccgccagctgaaaacatggatatctcagttgtggcagcagctgctgccgttactgagatatccatgtttaaaaagaggacgtatatatacagtggggggtccgtaagtggttaaaggtgttgtaaaggtaaatgatttttcaccttaatgcattaaggtgaaaaaaacatccgacaataccacCCCccgcgttttacttacctgacccctcgaaggtCCCGCGCTCGTCCCAAACaccctctttgccgctcagcctggccattgattggttatagtggatggattgaaagcagcgcagccattggctctcgctggtgtcaatcacatccaatggcgTGGCgtgcagggggcggggccgagtgatacagtgagcggctatggccaccggctgtatcacgggagtgcacccgcaagaactcaacaccatgcgagcgctctcgcatgaaggtgttgtccttgtggggggggggggagagcagagacagctgccgaggtaccccagaagaccaggttcggggccactctgtgcaaaacgagctgcacagtggaagtaagtacaatattttttttattttttttaaataacaaacatatcttttagtgatcctttaattatAAGAGTATAAGGCAGACCAGAATAGAACTAGTCTGAGATGAGACGCATAGTAGTATTTTATGATATCCAGGAATGCCACTCTTTCAGGTGAATGAAAGGAGATCACACTGaaattttttcaaagttgtcgggGGAATTATGAAACCTACTATTTTCAAACATTTTTCACCAGTAGGGTGAAATTGAGGTCCTCGTCCGATGATGCGTAGGGTAGGCCTCTAATACTGTGTATAATAAGGGGGTGCCTTGTCGCATCCTCCTTAGCgtacacatgtatttgcaaatgtgtgcttgctatacccctgtttttaacgcaaacTGTTAACGCAAATGTTAATTCGGTTAATACTAGGTTGGCTGCCGAGTTAGGCTGGGAATTTTCGTTGGTTTTGTTTTAcatgcccttccatgtgcttctTGCTGCAAAGGCAAGTTATAGGTTTGGGTAAGTGGCCAGTTGTACATGTGCTATCAACACAGCATTCATAATGTAGAAAAACATTAGATTAGAAGAAGCAGTGGGCAGAAAATAGCTTGGGCTGGTCAAATGTTGTGTCAAGCCATATCCGTATTAGTAATACTATCCGTGAAATATTAAATTAATCTTTACAGACATTAAAATTGTGCTGTCTGATAAATATAGTCATGTTGTTCCTTCCAGGAACAAGACTCTTCAGATGGAGAAGATCAAGGCCAGACTGAAAGCTGAGTTTGAGTCCTTGGAGTCTGAGGAACGACATCTAAAAGAGTACAAGCAAGAAATGGACCTTTTACTTCAGGAGAAGATGGCTCATGTAGAAGAACTGAGGCTTATTCATGCTGACATTAATGTGGTATGTATTAGAGCTGTTAACGTTTATTTAACCAGtttccacccaggccaattctgatatTTCTCCCccacatgtaaaaatcttttatttttattttatgaaaagAGCTTttctggagcatttcagtccttGGTAGttcaactgaagcaaacaatcaactataGGTGGCAAGGCATTGTCAAAAGATctctgggataaagttgtggcCAGGCACAAGTCAAGAGATGGCTACAACATTttaaaggctttatcaatgcctagaagcagGGTGAAGCTGGTCAAAGAGGCTACCTAGAGGCCTTCAGCAgctctgaagcagttgcaggaatttatgacagAGTGGTCATGTGACGTGTGACGGCAATACCACAAATTCTCCACAAAcgtggcttgtatgggagggttgcaaaAAAAAGCCTCTTATTAAAAAAGGCCAAATGCAGTCAcgactgagctttgccaaaatgaactttgaagattctgaggccacatgggaAAACAGTGTTCTGGTCATATAAGATTACAATATAAttagaggtggtaatatcctgtcaTGGggttgtttctctgcagcagggactggagcattTGTCAGGACAGAAGGAAagatggatggggcaaaataccatcaaattcttcagggacatctgctgccctctgccagaaaagtTGCCATTGGGAGGAAGGTTTATCTTCCAagttccaacatgagaatgacccaaagcacaaaataaccacacagtggttgaaagaGAAAaggtcagagcccagacttaaaccccaacATAATAGGTAATGGAACTTCTTTGGTAACTTTACCACCTAGGTAGGTAAAGGTGTTCCCTATTTTAATCCTCTTGATGCAGTTTGGCAGCTCCCATTATCATGTTATCCAAGGAAAGGAGGGTAGACTAGTCCCAGTTAATAACCAAACCTGGAATAGCAGAAGGACTCAGGGAACCCCAAAGACCCTAGAGAGCCAACAGAGTAaagtgggcagggaggactatcgCGGTAAACAGGTAAACTCAAAGAGAGCAGTAATCTCAAAAAATATACATCAATttattaataatgataaaaaacatcaaacatagacaacatttaaaaacaatgcaCATAACGTGACGTCGAGCGAATCACCGGAGGTGCAATCCCCAGAAAAGGAGGGTTTTTTTTGGGTGAAGGTTGGAGTGACGATACGGAAGatctgcaaaccaatcaatatacgcttattgcagttgtgtagaagaatacgtatcggcctaaactgagggaaatttttttttttttatatatatattttttgggggatatttattatagcaaaaagtaaaaaatattgatttttttttcaaaattgtcgctctatttttgtttataaataaaaaccacagaggtgatcaaataccgccaaaagaaagctctatttgtgggggaaaaaaaggacgtcaatcttatttgggagccacgtcgcacgaccgtgcaattgtcagttaaagcgacgcagtgccgaatcgcaaaaagtggcctgatctttgaccagcaaaatggtccgtggcttaagtggttaaaatgcatgcCAACACATGATATATTGAATAAgtaacacattttaaaaatttgTGGGTGCTGCACACCACGATTCAATAGAATTGAATGGAAGATCCCtcatgtgtgtgtggttttttattttttattttttttagcagcaaggtATTGTATaaaacaagtgtgtgtgtgtgtgtatataaaatatatatatatatatatatatgtgtgtgtgtgtgtgtgtgtgtgtgtgtgtgtatgtgtgtgtatatatatatatatatatatatatatatatatatatatatatatatatatatatatatatatatatatatatatatatatatatatatatatatatatatatatatataatttttttttattattccatgtATAAAAGTAtcaaaaacaaaagggaataGGGCATAATTACATGGGAGTCATAAAAAGCAATTACTGGTCGTAACATcatacatatctaaaaaaaaaaaaaaacatgagggatCTTCCATTCAACACATGATATATTTGCCAAACATGAAGAAGACCAGTGGCTGCTGGCTATACAAAtccatttctatttttttcagTCTTGCAGTTCTCGCTCCTTCGCTCTCCCCCTCTTCAGTCTTCACATGTTTGCTTTATAATAAATCGCCTTGGatttttatcaatgaatacaaggctgAGGTGGAGATCATGACGCCATCTGCCCGTCTTTCCAACCCAGCCAATGAGAGGACGACTtgtatgtttggggggggggggatctattttttttattgttgtcaaGATACCGTGCAATTGGTTATTGGTATTTTTAATTGTTAttgattttgtgttatttttctcTTCTGTAGATGGAAAACACAATCAAACAGTCAGAAAATGACCTGAACAAACTTTTGGAGTCTACGCGTCGCCTACATGACGAGTACAAGCCACTAAAGGAGCACGTGGATGCACTAAGAATGACTCTAGGACTACAGAGACTACCTGACCTGTGTGAGGAGGAGGAAAAGCTGTCTTTGGAGTAAGTTAGTCAGAGTATGGCCATATATCCTTTGACATTTATACTTGCTTATGGTTTCTAATTCctctttttacatacagtatattgcacagcttttttcctttttttctaagGGGGTATAAGTCTTCCACCTCAATGAAGACCTAATCCTTCCCTCCTTTCTACCCTCCTGCAAAGCACCCAAAGGAAATTGCTTTAACCGCTTACagaccagaagatttggctgcttaatgaccaggcatttttttgcgatacggcactgcgtaattttaactgacactgcgtggtcgtgtgacgttgtacccaaacaaactttattttggtggtatttgatcacctctgcggttttaattttttgcactataaacaaaaaaagagcaacaattttgggccgatgtatatttttggtaaataatcgtgtatattgattggtttgtgcaaaagttataacatctacaaactatgggaatgattaatggcattttttgtctttttaaaaaaaaaattactagtagtggcagtgatctgcgatttttagcggtactgcgacattgcagcaggaAGATTGGACACGTTTgtcccatttttgggaccactgacatatatacagtgatcagagctatacaaatgcactgattactgtgtaataatcactggcaggaaaggggttaatactaggggcagatcaagggggttaaatgtgtttcctagttagtgtttctaactgtatggggataggactgggggaggagacatattgttcctacttactaggaaccaacgatatgtctcctctcccctgacagaacagggatttgtgtgttttaaAAAGCACAGCAGATCAAACCAAAGAAGAATGACTGTTAGCTTTGTATTCATGGCAGGTGTTTTCTATATGTTGATGATTGGT is from Rana temporaria chromosome 9, aRanTem1.1, whole genome shotgun sequence and encodes:
- the ZC4H2 gene encoding zinc finger C4H2 domain-containing protein is translated as MGDEQEIMCKLESIKEIRNKTLQMEKIKARLKAEFESLESEERHLKEYKQEMDLLLQEKMAHVEELRLIHADINVMENTIKQSENDLNKLLESTRRLHDEYKPLKEHVDALRMTLGLQRLPDLCEEEEKLSLDYFEKQKAEWQTEPQEPPIPESLAAAAAAAQQLQVARKQDTRQTATFRQQPPPMKACLSCHQQIHRNAPICPLCKAKSRSRNPKKPKRKQDE